A stretch of the Nothobranchius furzeri strain GRZ-AD chromosome 5, NfurGRZ-RIMD1, whole genome shotgun sequence genome encodes the following:
- the mrpl51 gene encoding large ribosomal subunit protein mL51 gives MSILVGLMKAGASLCHSSGTLLNSVRTISTGACCQIRMHAIPQPKVVDRWTEKRSMFGVYDNIGILGDFKAHPKDLINAPCWLKGFKGHELQRLTRKRMMVGDRMMTADRHNLEKRIRFLYKRFNRTGKHR, from the exons ATGTCGATTCTCGTGGGATTGATGAAAGCTGGAGCGTCTCTCTGTCACTCATCTGGGACACTGCTAAACTCAGTCAGGACCATCTCCACAG gaGCATGTTGCCAGATTAGGATGCATGCTATTCCTCAGCCAAAAGTAGTTGACAGGTGGACTGAGAAGAGGAGCATGTTTGGAGTTTACGATAACATCGGCATTTTGG GGGACTTTAAAGCTCACCCCAAAGACCTAATTAATGCCCCCTGCTGGCTGAAGGGTTTTAAAGGTCATGAACTGCAGCGTTTGACTAGAAAAAGGATGATGGTGGGAGACAGGATGATGACTGCGGACCGACACAACTTGGAAAAGAGGATTCGCTTCCTCTACAAGCGTTTCAACCGTACAGGAAAACACCGCTAG
- the tapbpl gene encoding LOW QUALITY PROTEIN: tapasin-related protein (The sequence of the model RefSeq protein was modified relative to this genomic sequence to represent the inferred CDS: inserted 2 bases in 1 codon), which produces MMIEVIFFGCLMAFNADGVADVVLSCALVEEGVGLGGVALFTRTPSTLVLRDVPVGLDESLDTLTPFVPPLVPDPDLLLFETKVSSSPDIPNAEVLLHADCNEQEVTCEISRYTPRGLQESSDPAYFMVFLSVEGLDFSMSLILQTLSVEKHQPALIQKKLSLPLSSSGTLQTKGIFLVFSNKKSVLAPLRGDILLNCGFKQEEVPLGADVGVEWRLQHRGKGHKVLEMKKNLDDTKGTVLHGERKGSSMDAAQLASQGNVSMSLTQLKVADEGTYICTVSVGRFHAQQVIQLHIYQPPQVSLSDEKLKTSQTLSCHSRKYYPLDAQMQWFYLSPSDSKEQLFPDQGSLSSHRQHGDGTYSLSSYLTVSPSVSPGTKVIXRVNHPVLDSPVDVIIVVESPQLDSYWFVLGFLIITVLFFYQVIK; this is translated from the exons ATGATGATTGAAGTAATATTCTTTGGATGTTTGATGGCGTTCAATG CTGACGGGGTTGCAGATGTTGTACTGTCCTGTGCTCTGGTGGAGGAAGGAGTTGGACTGGGAGGTGTTGCTCTTTTTACCAGGACTCCATCCACTCTGGTCCTACGAGACGTTCCAGTGGGTCTAGACGAATCACTAGATACACTCACTCCATTTGTCCCCCCCTTGGTCCCGGATCCAGACCTCCTCCTGTTTGAGACCAAAG TGTCATCATCACCTGACATCCCCAATGCAGAGGTGCTGCTGCACGCAGACTGCAATGAGCAGGAGGTGACGTGTGAGATAAGTCGCTACACTCCACGGGGACTCCAAGAAAGTTCAGATCCGGCTTATTTTATGGTGTTTCTCAGCGTGGAAGGACTTGACTTCAGCATGTCGCTGATTCTGCAGACTTTGTCTGTGGAAAAGCATCAGCCAGCCTTGATCCAGAAAAAACTCAGTTTACCTCTAAGTTCGTCAGGAACCCTGCAGACTAAAG GGATTTTCTTGGTGTTTTCCAACAAAAAGTCTGTACTGGCTCCGTTGAGAGGTGACATTCTCCTCAACTGTGGCTTCAAGCAAGAGGAGGTGCCATTAGGAGCAGATGTGGGCGTTGAATGGAGACTACAGCACAGAGGGAAAGGTCATAAAGTGCTGGAAATGAAGAAAAATCTAGATGATACAAAAGGGACTGTAC TGCATGGTGAGAGGAAGGGCTCCAGCATGGATGCTGCTCAGCTTGCCAGTCAGGGGAACGTCTCCATGAGTCTGACCCAGCTGAAGGTCGCCGATGAAGGGACCTACATCTGTACTGTCAGCGTGGGTCGTTTCCATGCCCAGCAGGTCATTCAGCTCCACATTTATC AACCACCTCAAGTTTCACTGTCAGATGAAAAATTAAAAACTTCCCAGACATTGAGCTGTCATAGCCGTAAATATTATCCATTAGATGCACAG ATGCAGTGGTTTTATCTTTCTCCGTCAGACTCGAAGGAACAGCTGTTTCCAGATCAGGGCTCTCTGAGCAGCCATCGACAGCATGGAGACGGGACGTATTCCCTGTCTTCTTACCTCACCGTGTCCCCCAGTGTCTCCCCAGGAACTAAGGTCAT TAGGGTGAACCACCCAGTGCTGGACTCTCCAGTTGATGTCATCATTGTGGTGGAAAGTCCTCAACTGG ATTCCTATTGGTTTGTTCTGGGTTTCCTCATCATCACTGTACTTTTCTTCTATCAGGTCATAAAATAA
- the LOC107379455 gene encoding synaptobrevin, with the protein MSAPEAAPPAGAPGAPGAPGADGAPAGPPAGPPNTSSNRRLQQTQAQVEEVVDIMRVNVDKVLERDQKLSELDDRADALQAGASQFESCAAKLKNKYWWKNCKMMIMMGIIGVIVVGIIFLYFFH; encoded by the exons AT GTCTGCCCCTGAAGCTgcaccaccagctggagctccagGTGCTCCAGGTGCCCCGGGTGCAGATGGAGCCCCCGCTGGCCCACCTGCTGGCccacccaacaccagcagcaaccGGAGGCTACAGCAGACTCAGGCCCAAGTAGAGGAG GTGGTGGACATCATGCGGGTGAATGTGGACAAGGTTTTGGAAAGGGATCAGAAGCTCTCAGAGCTGGATGACAGAGCGGACGCTCTCCAGGCCGGAGCCTCCCAGTTTGAAAGCTGCGCAGCCAAGCTAAAAAACAAGTACTGGTGGAAAAACTGCAAG atgatgatcatgatgggcATCATTGGAGTCATTGTGGTTGGAATAATATTCT TGTACTTCTTCCACTGA